The following proteins come from a genomic window of Acinonyx jubatus isolate Ajub_Pintada_27869175 chromosome C1, VMU_Ajub_asm_v1.0, whole genome shotgun sequence:
- the RPE gene encoding ribulose-phosphate 3-epimerase isoform X6, translated as MHMMVSRPEQWVKPMAVAGANQYTFHLEATENPGALIKDIRENGMKVGLAIKPGTTVEYLAPWANQIDMALVMTVEPGFGGQKFMEDMMPKVHWLRTQFPSLDIEVDGGVGPDTIHKCAEAGANMIVSGSAIMRSDDPRSVINLLRNVCSEAAQKRSLDR; from the exons atgCACATGATGGTGTCCAGGCCGGAACAGTGGGTAAAACCAATGGCTGTAGCAGGAGCCAATCAATATACCTTTCATCTTGAGGCTACTGAGAACCCTGGGGCTTTGATAAAAGACATTCGGGAGAATGGGATGAAG GTTGGCCTTGCCATCAAACCAGGAACTACAGTTGAGTATTTGGCACCATGGGCGAATCAGATAGATATGGCCTTGGTTATGACAGTGGAACCTGGGTTTGGAGGGCAGAAATTCATGGAAGATATGATGCCAAAG GTTCATTGGTTGAGGACCCAGTTCCCGTCCTTGGACATAGAGGTCGATGGTGGAGTAGGTCCTGACACTATCCATAAATGTGCAGAG GCAGGAGCTAACATGATTGTGTCTGGCAGTGCCATTATGAGGAGTGATGACCCCAGATCTGTGATCAACCTGTTAAGAAATGTTTGCTCAGAAGCTGCTCAGAAACGTTCTCTTGATCGATGA
- the RPE gene encoding ribulose-phosphate 3-epimerase isoform X5 gives MHFVPNITFGHPVVESLRKQLGQDPFFDMHMMVSRPEQWVKPMAVAGANQYTFHLEATENPGALIKDIRENGMKVGLAIKPGTTVEYLAPWANQIDMALVMTVEPGFGGQKFMEDMMPKVHWLRTQFPSLDIEVDGGVGPDTIHKCAEAGANMIVSGSAIMRSDDPRSVINLLRNVCSEAAQKRSLDR, from the exons GCATTTTGTTCCCAACATCACCTTTGGGCACCCTGTGGTAGAAAGCCTCCGAAAGCAGCTAGGCCAGGACCCTTTCTTTG atatgCACATGATGGTGTCCAGGCCGGAACAGTGGGTAAAACCAATGGCTGTAGCAGGAGCCAATCAATATACCTTTCATCTTGAGGCTACTGAGAACCCTGGGGCTTTGATAAAAGACATTCGGGAGAATGGGATGAAG GTTGGCCTTGCCATCAAACCAGGAACTACAGTTGAGTATTTGGCACCATGGGCGAATCAGATAGATATGGCCTTGGTTATGACAGTGGAACCTGGGTTTGGAGGGCAGAAATTCATGGAAGATATGATGCCAAAG GTTCATTGGTTGAGGACCCAGTTCCCGTCCTTGGACATAGAGGTCGATGGTGGAGTAGGTCCTGACACTATCCATAAATGTGCAGAG GCAGGAGCTAACATGATTGTGTCTGGCAGTGCCATTATGAGGAGTGATGACCCCAGATCTGTGATCAACCTGTTAAGAAATGTTTGCTCAGAAGCTGCTCAGAAACGTTCTCTTGATCGATGA